The genome window ATTCCCCCGTGTTATCGCAAACGCACAAGCACTCTCCAAGCATTCCCAGTCTCCTGTAATCTACCTTCTTAGTAACTCGAGGAGGAGCAGTTAGTTGGAATTCTTCTTTCTTCAGGTCAAAAGTACACACCCTTTCTTGATTCGTGTTCAGATCATAAATTAGCCAGTGAAGGTTGCTCCTGATAAAAACGCCATCATGACTTCCATACCAAGAGGTATAGTCACTTTCATACGAAGAAACTCTGTTTCTTCTGTCACGAGTACTGACTAAAAACGGGACCTGTCCTAGGCTCCTCCACATGCCTGTTCCGAGTGTATAAACCTCACACCATGACTTACCCGAGCCTGCAGATGAAGGAAAATCACCTTGGTAAAGACATACCACCTTGTACTCGTGGCTGGCCTTGACAAATCCAAATCCATAAATTGGAAAACGCGACAATTTCCTGAGGTTCTTGTTATCTGCAAGGAGTATGTACTCTCGTGTAATTGGATTGCATATACAAGTTGCGCCAATCGTATGCCATAAGCAAAGTAGCCCGTTGATTGAACCGCATAAAGGCCACTCACTGTGCCTCAAGAAGTCATCATCACGAACTTTATTCTCGTCATGGTCAAAAAACATCAGAGGGCCGTCTTGAATATCAGGATAGGGTGTGTCGTCTAGTTCGGCCAAACTATGTATAGCATACTCGTCGTAAAAATTTGGTCGATAAATTATTAGGCAGTCAGGTGATCTTGAGAGATGCAGATTAGCAAAATAAGGTTCCGTGATTATACTGTGCCATCTTTTGCATACACAATAGCAATATCGAATCATCTTGATGGGGATCATCGATAGAATATAAGCCACAATCTCATCTGGTAAATCCATAGCCAGAGATTTGCCACTGCACACCTTTTATCAGAGTGCGAATAAAATTGGTTAACAATATTACACCTAACACCGTAGCTCAAATCACTCGACACTTGTCAACGAACAACAAATCGAATGAAtaacaaaacttaaaaatacCTTTCGAGAAGCGGTTTTATCAACATGCAAAATTTTGAGTGGTGACTCCATCCTAAATGACTCGTCGCTGCATCGATAAAAAAGAATGCTAGAACATTAGTTAACATCAACACAACTGTCAATACAATGCCGAAACTGTTACAGTAACATATATGAGGATGCGGGTGTTTAAATAGGCTTAAAAAGCCCGTCTTCTGACTTATGAGTCATAATCAGCTTTGTTTAAAGGTGTTATTAGTCGATTTCTGACTTATAAGTCACAATTCGAGAATTATAGATAATAAGTACTTTTTTAACATAGGCTGTGCCAAACATCCAAACAAATATCTAAGCACACAATCTCCGGGTGTTGGCCCTTACTATCACTATATCCATGACTGATTCCCGGATCCGGAAAAATGACCCCAAATAACATTCACTAACGCTACATCGGGTAGCGTTTtgtatatttatacaaaacGCTTTGATGGAGTTAAAACACCAAAACGCTTTTCTTCCCAAATTGAAAACGCTGGGCTATTTTTTCCAACTCTGTTATTCTGGGCATTACCTCCCGAATTTATGAGATCTGGGGCCATTTTCCACGATCTCCTAAGTATGTGAgtttagatattagttttaCTTTCTGCATAATAGATTCAATAATTTATGTGCTTGAAATCAGATAAGCATAGACTCAAGCAAGAAAGTATTAACCATAAACAAAAACAGTGATTCAAAAGCTACTTAATCTTCAAAACTACGAGTCATAGGCGGTGTTTGTCTTGCACATAAATTGCAACTTATAAGTTACTTATATGCCGAGCATAAGGCATCCATGTATAATAGGGCGGCAAGAAGATTCATACCTGTTTTATTGGCCTAGGAAGAGTAAAAACAACGGCAGCTCTGCAAAATAAATAGTATTAGGGCACTTGAGTATAACAAAAGCTTACAAACTCTATGACCTGAGTCCTATGggattatatattaattgtaaaaaATTATTGTAATTAAGTATTACTAGATGAAAAGACCtttgatatttcaaattttaacttaagattaataacataaaattgataactttaaaaaaaacataaaattgatATTCAAAGTTATATTCATAGCCCGGGTGAATGgcgaaaaaatattatacaaaaaagtaatcaaaaaaaaaaataacaaagaaGAACAGGCGATTCCattgtttgttcgactcgattattagtgtagatgccgtatagatttttattattaaattggcACGTTTgtttaaaaaaggaaaaaactCACATTTGTACGATGAATAAGTAACAACTAGCGTAAAAGCCCGTGTAAGATACGGGCCTCTATTTTAACTCATGATTTTCATGATAATAAAAACTTCATAACTCTGCTATGTTAAAGGGGTCCAAAAATTGCTGAAATATATAGTCAGTGTAAATGTTATTTAGTAAGCATATATCAACATTGAGCTTTCAGTATATGAGGTTTATTGAAAGTGAACCGATCTTGTAAAAAAAACTTTTGACACTACAAAAGACATGTAATTAGTGCAAATTTTTTACCAAAAATATTCCAAACTTGTCCTCCAAAACAAGCTTCTAAAATATAGAATATCATATCAAGAATTCACATTAAGTCTTATCATTTTTGTGGTCTAGACATAACATGAATAAACTACTAATGAAAAAATGTTTAAAGCTAATCCTTCTTCTCTATTCTAAAGCAAAAGACCGCTATGTCATCCAAGCTTATGTGTCAAGCTCTCATTTAAATAGATGACATCAGTATCCTTGTGTGTAAATTCCTCGTTACatctcaatttttaaaataattattccaTATAATTTTATCGTACTCCACTGATTCTCTCTTTGAGTTGTTCTTTAGCTTCACATAAACCAGTAGTCTCGGCTCGTTGAATGCTGGCCCTCACTGTCATAAAGGATTCTTATTAAACAGGGTGACAAGTATAAGTTTCAATTCATGAGTATAATTTATGATCAACAGCAACCTAGTATCCTGACTGAGCATATATTTTCATGACTGGTGTTTAAAATAGTAGTAATAGATAAAAGAATGATGATTTAAAAGAATTCATAAGGGTGTCGGAGTATGATTGAGTGACACCTGTTTTCATACTGACCATAGTGTACAATCTGACAAATTATTGGAGAAGTTGTTCTTGTGAAACAATTTCGTACCTTTGCTTTGAGTTGAATCAAACATGCTATTAGTTGCCTGGGCAGCGACTCCTCCGCTTGAAGCACCTGTAATTGTGCCTGGAGAATCGAATAAGTACTAATAGCAGATGATGAAAATCACACAATATATAATTAGGCAACTATGGTGGttgcttcataaaatatgataatataatttattattaccaAAGATGcaataacatatttaaatattttatacaaatcATATGTATCAACCACCTTAGGAAAATAATAGCAACAGTGTCCTAAATGATCCCCTGCAAACTAAAACTTAATAGATTTAGTGCACTTCTGATCTCGAACAGTCTGATTAGCTATAAAAACAGTCGAAGTCCAATCCAATTTCACCCCTATTATCTTCTTAACTATCTCTATAGTCTCAACCCTCCCTCTAATGCTGCTTTTGGTATCTAAAGCCAAAGTTCCTGCTGTTAATCGACAGGCAACCGAGAAACCCTGTTAATTTTTTCGATATTGCTTAAGCTTGCTGATATGTACTTCCTTCGTGTTGCCAGCACGCGAGATgaaataatttgtttatttaggattaatataataagttaataaatataatatatatgagcagattaaactttcttgaatAGACTCATACTTCATCAGCATTggattcattttataatatgatataaaacTACAAAACACAAATTTAAACTTAATAACTCATAAAGGATCATATTTTAAAAGTGAACTTCAGAGGCACCAACAACCGATACACATATATAGCAAAAACTTGCCTGGATAACAATAATATAGCAACCATTACGCTCACAAATTAGTAATATCTTCaagtaatatatatactaaattAGTTACCTTTTGGAACAAAATTCTTTTCCCAAGAACAATGAATTCAGCCAGAACAATCGCTGGTGTTACAGCAATCTTAGCCATCTGATAAAATCCTGCACTGTAAGGAAATATGTTTACCACTAATCAAGAAGTCTCATTAGCTATATTCAAGGAGTGGGAGGATTCCAATGCCTAACCTATTAAACTTTAAGCTAACATTAATTGGCAAGGCCAGTAGAGAGACATGACTATAGCAAGAGCCAACAATGACGAGAATTTGGGGGACTTCGCTGGAGGAGCCGGAAGAATGGACAAAGCTTTAAGGATGGCCATCGAGAACCAGCTACAGACATAGTGAATAAATGTGAGAAATATTGGATAATTGAATACAAGTTTCACAAGCACCTGAAATCAATTAACAGAAGCAAAGGAACCTCGTTAAAATTAGTAGAGTGCAAAAAGTCAAGTATCAGGAGAAATTGAGGACAGTCAATTATATAGACCAATTTGTTCATCAAAATAATACTGGCGGACACCACAAAATTGAATGTAAGGGCAACAGCAGGCCCGACCAAGAACTGCTGTTGACCTGAATCGACAAAATAAGGATTATCGTTGGTTACCGTTACAGGCTCACTTTCTCCTGTCAGACTTGATTCTCAATCAGCAAAGAAAAATCTCACACAAAGAGTCCATCTGCAGGCACTTCAATTTCCAAGAGCAAGATGTACAATATCACCTCAAAGTAGCTTATATATAGACATCTCGTGCCCTCATGTGCCGATAATCACTAATGGCTGTTACAAACACCACTATCAAGATACTTGCAACATTTCCAGGGCTGTCCCAGTCCCAGGCCCCTTTTGGTCATCTCATCCGTGAGTTTCTATGCCAAtgacaaaagaaacaaaagcaCACGTTGCAAGGATCATAAGAGTCATGTCATCAACTACAGAGTTCGTTCTCAACAAATCTGTAATTTCCAAAAAACTATCATTCGTGACTTCGTGGTTAAGTGAATCTGGTTGAAATCAGAAGCTAATTGAGATTTTAGAGAAGTGATGAGAGACTCAATGTAAAGCTGGTGCAAGTATTATTTTATTGTGACAAAGCACACAAGGCAATGAACAGATATAAGCAAAGCTGTAGTTTTAAAACTACCTAGTTAAGGGACATATGCAGTATGCTGATAAGCAGATCAAAGTGCCGTATTATTATAATTCATAGCAAACagataaatatcaatcaagtattCATATTGAAGTCGATGAGACAAAAGTGATTGCCAATTTGTCATggatgacaaaacaaaattttatttccAATAACATAGTGCTCTACctattaaagaaaaaaagaagaggaTCATTGTTTAGTGAATATTAAATGGAACAAAATGTCGATAGCAACAGCTAGCTGCGACCATCTCTTTGCAAATTTGATAACTTTGTCCCTTTCAAGTTCCTAAGTAGATATAGCACACCCCATTCATGACCAACAATTAATAATACCATAATCTGTCTTCATACACAGCTAAAAGATTATAGGTCGTTTGCAGCGATAGTCAAGTTTTTGTAGTGGTAAGGCTGCTTACTTACATCTCTACCTTCCCCATTTGTACAGAACTAAAAAATTGGtcatacagaaaaaaaaaaaaaaaaaaagaaggaaaattcTGGCTGTATATCAAACTCCTGCAAGATCCAAGTAGTACTTGATCCCATTACACAAAAAAATACTGAACTGAACCTACTGGCCAGTTTCCAGTGACTTCAGAAACTTTAGTATTTACATCATCATGTTTATCCAGATTGAACTGACACTAATATCAAACATCATAAATACCATAACTGGGTATTATACCTACCACTATAAGAACAAATAAATGGTAAGTTCTGTATTTAATATTACTGTTTTCCACTGTTTCCCCGACTCCTTTCCAGATAAACATATACACCACAGATAGGAACCAGTAAACTCTGAGAATCCACACAAAAGTTAAAAGCTTCAAAGTAACTTGTAATCACGAAACTATTATAATTAAGCAAGAACTTTAATCTCCACTAAACATATCAGGAAAAAAACTGCCCAAAACCTCATTTCCGAATCAATCAGTAACACCCATCATCATATATACACCAAatgcaataaataaataaataaatcccACAAAAACAAACCAAGCACAGAACAGACATGAAAAAAACAAGATTCCTCTGTAGGCGTAGCCAGGACGAAGCACAAGGGTGGTCATACATTTAAGGCATACAAGTTAATGAATTCACTCATTTCTAATTATACACCTTCTGGTTGGATGTATCAGGAGCAATCCTTGTGCTGTAATGGAAAAGAGAAGATGATGGATTTGAATACAGCAACTGAATTGGACCCGACTCTTTCTTATCCATAAGTACAGGGCCTATTATGGAGATGGAAGATAATAACACAAGGaaattataattatacacaAAACACATATAAAACTACAAAACACAAATGTAATTCAATAACTTGCCTCCTGCCAAGCTTTTTAGAAATCATCCATTAAAAAAATGGTACAAGTTAATGAATTCACTCATTTCTAATTATACACCTTCTGGTTGGATGTATCAGGAGCGATCCTTGTGCTGTAATGGAAAAGAGAAGATGATGGATTTGAATACAGCAACTGAATTGGACCCGACTCTTTCTTATCCATAAGTACAGGGCCTATTATGGAGATGGAAGATAATAACACAAGGAAATTATAATTACACACAAAACACATATAAAACTACAAAACACAAATGTAATTCAATAACTTGCCTCCTGCCAAGCTTTTAGTCAAAAGACATTATATTTTACAATGTGAGAGATTTGAGAGTACGTTTTTGTACAACCAAATCAAGCATGTCAAAAGACAATAGACCTTCTTCAGGATCACTAACGAGTCACtacataattaataatacaatataaaaagGATGGGTACATTGCTAAacactaaaatttatgaatttggtgtgttttgattggtgtggttgttgtggATACAAgagggtccatcattattaaatagTGTAAGCCAAACATGTTAaacttatcaaattttgtgccTATTGTGTGCTCATAGGCagaccatagaaaaaccgatataaAAATTATCCACCAGAATTACATGAATGCAATCAAGATACAAGATTAGATGGACTAGCACAATAAGCTTAAGTCATAGAAGTAGTGAGTAATATTAACCTAATGGCAATAAATAATTGACAGAAGTGAAGAACCACTGCGAAAACAGAGATGGTGAGTTTGCATTTTACCCCACTTAAGTATCATGTACTTTTGTACACATGTTTTAAACCACAAGCCACAAACTGTAAACAGCGCCTATGAAAAGAGTtcttttaattctaaaaaaCTGTTTAAAACCTCTATCTGAGTCTGACAAAACCTGAATTTGAG of Daucus carota subsp. sativus chromosome 3, DH1 v3.0, whole genome shotgun sequence contains these proteins:
- the LOC108214769 gene encoding F-box/kelch-repeat protein At3g06240-like isoform X1 translates to MESPLKILHVDKTASRKVCSGKSLAMDLPDEIVAYILSMIPIKMIRYCYCVCKRWHSIITEPYFANLHLSRSPDCLIIYRPNFYDEYAIHSLAELDDTPYPDIQDGPLMFFDHDENKVRDDDFLRHSEWPLCGSINGLLCLWHTIGATCICNPITREYILLADNKNLRKLSRFPIYGFGFVKASHEYKVVCLYQGDFPSSAGSGKSWCEVYTLGTGMWRSLGQVPFLVSTRDRRNRVSSYESDYTSWYGSHDGVFIRSNLHWLIYDLNTNQERVCTFDLKKEEFQLTAPPRVTKKVDYRRLGMLGECLCVCDNTGESGFTIWVLKGYGNKQSWSKELFIDQSSNQQYGPVHPLKLFKDGTVLFSLRSYQLIYHSADKTFETFSMCWNDHFNKPLAMVFVPGFIRLKSFVSEKVKFF